A single genomic interval of Chitinophaga sp. 180180018-3 harbors:
- the bla gene encoding class A beta-lactamase, protein MKKRRTAFILVLVATLTQVSFTAAGQQSLRKEIMAIAGKIPAKVGVYVKVLETGDTVSLHRDTHLPMQSVYKFPIAMAVLHEVDKGRLKLNQPVKIEKADLTTAGVSPLREKYPNGGVNLTIDELLDYNIRASDGSACDILLNLIGGPAGANQYVHQLGIKDISIATKEQAQVNPDDVATQYKNWCTPAAMTRLLEKFYREPVLSDSSKRYLLHLMITSGPGKKRLKGLLPAGTEVAHKTGTSWTQNGLTAATNDAGIITLPNGKHVAITVFVSDAKASEEDRERTIAEIARAVWNAYVK, encoded by the coding sequence ATGAAAAAACGAAGAACCGCATTCATATTAGTGCTGGTAGCCACTTTGACCCAAGTTTCATTTACAGCGGCTGGCCAGCAATCCCTACGAAAAGAAATTATGGCTATCGCTGGAAAAATCCCCGCTAAAGTTGGCGTATATGTTAAGGTACTGGAAACCGGCGACACTGTTTCCCTGCACCGCGACACACATCTCCCGATGCAAAGCGTGTATAAATTCCCCATTGCTATGGCAGTATTGCACGAAGTGGATAAAGGGCGCCTGAAACTCAATCAGCCGGTAAAGATCGAAAAAGCAGATCTGACCACAGCCGGCGTCAGTCCGCTCAGGGAGAAATACCCGAACGGCGGTGTAAACCTGACCATCGACGAGCTGCTGGACTATAACATCCGGGCCAGCGATGGCAGTGCCTGCGATATCCTGCTGAATCTGATAGGGGGGCCGGCTGGCGCCAACCAATATGTACATCAGCTGGGAATAAAGGACATCAGCATTGCTACTAAAGAACAGGCCCAGGTAAATCCGGATGATGTTGCTACCCAATATAAAAACTGGTGCACACCCGCTGCCATGACCCGCCTGTTAGAAAAATTTTACCGCGAGCCGGTGTTATCAGATTCCAGCAAACGTTACCTGCTCCACCTGATGATAACATCCGGACCAGGGAAAAAGCGGCTGAAAGGGCTTCTGCCGGCAGGAACGGAAGTGGCACATAAAACCGGTACCTCCTGGACCCAAAACGGATTGACCGCCGCCACCAACGACGCCGGAATTATTACCCTGCCCAACGGAAAGCATGTAGCCATCACCGTATTCGTTTCGGATGCAAAGGCAAGCGAAGAGGACCGTGAGCGAACGATCGCTGAAATAGCCCGGGCAGTATGGAACGCCTATGTGAAATAG
- the proB gene encoding glutamate 5-kinase, translating to MSKPILVIKFGTASITHPNGDLDETIIAGIARQVAELHSHYHIVLVSSGAVAAGKQFLRQYNGTISERKAAAAIGNPLLLNKYSRYFAPYNIAVAQSLCERQHFSDRNQFLQLKRTYEELWASNIIPIANENDVVSSLELKFSDNDELATLIAVGFGASLLLFSTSVAGVLDREGKVVPQIDVIDKAALGLADKEKSALGLGGMVSKLTFARLATRMGIRVVIFGIRTEDGILNAIAGKTGTLCLPQPCSMPARRKWLASGSLVTGRIQVDAGAQNALEKRHSLLAVGVQAVLEKFECGEVIEIVNEENTVIAVGRAKIASDALDTRHKAQNTEVAHADDIVLL from the coding sequence TTGAGCAAACCGATACTTGTCATCAAATTTGGGACGGCGTCTATCACGCATCCCAACGGCGACCTGGACGAAACCATTATTGCGGGGATCGCCCGTCAGGTTGCAGAACTGCACAGCCACTATCATATTGTGCTGGTATCTTCCGGTGCGGTAGCTGCCGGCAAACAGTTCCTGCGTCAGTACAATGGCACCATCAGCGAGCGGAAGGCCGCTGCCGCCATCGGCAACCCATTGCTGCTGAACAAATACAGCCGCTACTTCGCGCCTTATAATATTGCCGTGGCACAGAGCCTCTGCGAACGCCAGCACTTCTCGGACCGGAACCAGTTCCTCCAACTGAAACGCACCTACGAAGAGCTATGGGCCAGCAACATCATCCCCATTGCCAACGAAAATGACGTGGTGAGCAGCCTGGAGCTGAAGTTTTCGGATAACGACGAACTGGCCACCCTCATTGCTGTAGGCTTCGGTGCATCATTGCTGTTATTCAGCACCTCTGTAGCGGGGGTATTGGACCGGGAAGGAAAAGTGGTACCGCAGATAGATGTGATCGACAAAGCCGCCCTGGGACTGGCCGATAAAGAGAAATCCGCCCTGGGACTGGGTGGCATGGTTTCCAAGCTCACCTTCGCGCGACTAGCCACCAGAATGGGAATCCGGGTAGTGATTTTCGGCATCCGCACGGAAGATGGTATCCTCAATGCCATCGCAGGAAAAACCGGTACCTTATGTTTGCCTCAGCCCTGCAGTATGCCTGCCCGCAGAAAGTGGCTCGCCAGTGGCAGCCTGGTGACCGGCAGGATACAGGTAGATGCCGGCGCCCAGAATGCGCTGGAAAAACGTCATAGCCTGCTCGCCGTAGGCGTTCAGGCCGTACTGGAAAAGTTTGAATGCGGCGAAGTGATAGAAATCGTCAATGAAGAAAATACCGTGATCGCAGTAGGCCGGGCAAAGATTGCCTCCGACGCACTCGACACCAGACATAAAGCACAAAACACCGAGGTAGCACACGCCGACGATATAGTGCTGTTATAA
- a CDS encoding glutamate-5-semialdehyde dehydrogenase — protein MQTIQPLLEKAQQAGVSIRALPDAQKQSLLRRLAAVILIQTDNIIAENKKDLDRMPDEDPKKDRLLLNEGRIRDLASSLEDIALLPDPANVLLLERKLANGLLVQKKTVPLGVVGVIYESRPNVTVDVAALCIRSGNVCVLRGGTDAFHTNTILVTLIQTVLKEFQVDEHTVQLLPTDRSLVTEMLSAVKYIDIIIPRGSEQLIEYVRTNSRVPVIETGAGVCHTYVEKTADLAQAAAVVTNAKVSRPSVCNSLDTVLVDEAVAADFLALLAPSLLPYGVGVYADTLAYDILKKNNYPHLFVAQPDDFGREFLSLNCSVRVVPDTDAALAHIQHYSSRHSEAIMSKDAAVSERFLNEVDAAAVYVNASTRFTDGGVFGLGAEIGISTQKLHARGPFALEKLVTEKWLVRGEGQVR, from the coding sequence ATGCAAACGATACAACCCTTACTGGAAAAAGCACAGCAGGCCGGCGTATCCATCCGGGCACTGCCCGATGCGCAGAAGCAGTCGCTGTTACGCCGACTAGCCGCCGTTATCCTGATACAGACCGACAATATCATCGCGGAAAACAAAAAGGACCTGGACCGGATGCCGGATGAAGATCCTAAAAAAGACCGCCTGCTCTTAAACGAGGGCCGTATCCGCGACCTGGCCTCCAGCCTGGAAGATATTGCGCTGCTCCCCGATCCGGCGAATGTGCTGCTACTGGAGCGCAAACTGGCTAACGGTTTGCTCGTGCAGAAAAAGACCGTTCCGTTAGGTGTTGTAGGCGTGATCTATGAATCCCGGCCCAACGTAACGGTTGACGTGGCCGCCCTCTGCATCCGTTCCGGTAATGTATGCGTATTGCGAGGCGGTACCGACGCCTTCCATACCAACACCATCCTTGTAACACTGATACAAACCGTATTAAAGGAGTTTCAGGTAGATGAACATACTGTACAGCTGCTTCCTACCGACCGGAGCCTGGTAACGGAGATGCTCTCCGCTGTTAAGTATATCGATATCATCATTCCCAGGGGCTCCGAGCAACTGATCGAATATGTAAGAACCAACTCCCGCGTGCCCGTCATCGAAACCGGCGCCGGCGTATGCCATACCTACGTGGAAAAAACAGCGGACCTCGCACAGGCCGCCGCTGTGGTGACCAATGCCAAGGTATCCCGCCCTTCCGTATGTAATTCGCTCGACACCGTGCTCGTAGACGAAGCGGTAGCTGCCGATTTCCTGGCACTGCTTGCCCCCAGTCTGCTGCCCTACGGCGTTGGCGTATATGCGGATACGTTAGCTTACGACATCCTGAAAAAAAATAATTACCCCCACCTCTTTGTCGCCCAACCCGACGATTTCGGACGGGAGTTCCTCTCTTTAAACTGCTCGGTAAGAGTTGTACCCGACACTGATGCTGCGCTGGCGCATATCCAGCACTACTCCTCCCGGCACTCAGAAGCCATCATGTCTAAAGATGCAGCAGTGAGTGAACGCTTCCTCAACGAAGTAGATGCCGCTGCTGTTTATGTGAACGCCTCTACCCGTTTCACTGATGGAGGAGTATTCGGTCTTGGTGCAGAAATAGGTATCTCCACCCAGAAGCTACACGCCCGTGGACCGTTTGCACTGGAGAAGCTGGTGACGGAGAAATGGCTGGTGCGGGGAGAGGGACAGGTGAGATGA
- a CDS encoding Imm51 family immunity protein: MITENINEQIKPFFWVQHATSVSVCLNAGVYKNDLFETRADEGFEGSGYDWASLATVFLNEQMPALKKDVRFDPESSMFCAYSSNENALRDFIIRFKEACENDKLIKILFSKAKLD; encoded by the coding sequence ATGATTACTGAGAATATCAATGAACAGATAAAACCTTTTTTCTGGGTTCAACATGCAACTTCCGTTTCAGTTTGTTTGAATGCTGGTGTATATAAAAATGATCTGTTTGAAACCCGTGCAGATGAAGGCTTTGAAGGTAGCGGATATGACTGGGCGTCGCTGGCAACTGTTTTTTTGAACGAACAAATGCCAGCACTTAAAAAAGATGTTCGTTTTGATCCTGAATCCAGTATGTTTTGCGCTTATTCTTCCAATGAGAATGCTTTGAGAGATTTTATTATCAGGTTTAAAGAGGCTTGTGAAAATGACAAATTGATAAAAATACTTTTTTCAAAGGCAAAACTCGATTGA